One window of the Trifolium pratense cultivar HEN17-A07 linkage group LG2, ARS_RC_1.1, whole genome shotgun sequence genome contains the following:
- the LOC123903841 gene encoding BTB/POZ domain-containing protein At1g67900-like, giving the protein MKFMKLGSRPDTFYTSEAIRTISSEVSSDLIIQVRGSRYLLHKFPLLSKCLCLQRLCSESPPDSSHHQIVQLPDFPGGVEAFELCAKFCYGITITLSPYNIVAARCAAEYLQMTEEVEKGNLINKLEIFFNSCILHGWKDTIVSLQTTKALHLWSEDLGITSRCIETIASKVLRHPTKVSLSHSHSRRVRDDVSCNDTESLRTKSGSKGWWAEDLAELSIDLYWRTMIAIKSGGKVPSNLIGDALKVYASRWLPNISKNGNRKKNVSLAESELDDSASEITSKHRLLLESIVSLLPTEKGAVSCSFLLKLLKASNILNASSSSKMELARRVGLQLEEATVNDLLIPSLSYTNETVYDVELVMTILEQFMLQGQSPPTSPQKSLNTFERRRSRSAENINFELQESRRSSSASHSSKLKVAKLVDRYLQEVARDVNFSLSKFIALADIIPDFARHDHDDLYRAIDIYLKAHPELNKSERKRLCRILDCKKLSMEACMHAAQNELLPLRVVVQVLFFEQARAAASGGKVTELQSNIKALLTTHGIDPSKHTTTQLSTTTSIQGEDNWSVSNFKSPKSRSSTLRMKLAEDHDEFDENGLVNDDGIGRNSKFKSICALPTQPKKMLSKLWSTNRTTTEKN; this is encoded by the exons ATGAAGTTCATGAAACTTGGATCTCGTCCAGATACTTTCTATACTTCAGAAGCTATAAG GACTATCTCTTCTGAAGTTTCTAGCGACCTTATAATTCAAGTAAGGGGAAGTAGATATCTTCTTCACAAG TTTCCCCTGCTGTCGAAATGCTTATGTCTGCAAAGATTATGCTCAGAATCACCTCCTGATTCATCTCATCACCAAATAGTCCAACTTCCTGATTTTCCTGGTGGAGTGGAAGCATTTGAGTTATGTGCTAAGTTCTGCTATGGAATCACCATTACTTTGAGTCCTTACAACATTGTAGCTGCAAGATGTGCTGCTGAATATCTTCAAATGACTGAAGAAGTTGAGAAAGGAAACTTGATTAACAAGCTTGAGATTTTTTTCAATTCTTGTATCCTCCATGGTTGGAAGGATACCATAGTGAGTCTTCAGACCACAAAAGCGTTGCATTTGTGGTCTGAAGACTTAGGAATTACCAGCAGATGCATTGAAACTATTGCGTCGAAAGTCTTGAGGCACCCTACAAAAGTGAGTTTGTCACATAGTCATTCTAGAAGGGTGAGAGATGATGTATCTTGCAATGACACAGAAAGTTTGAGAACCAAATCAGGAAGTAAAGGATGGTGGGCTGAAGATTTAGCAGAACTTAGCATAGACCTTTATTGGAGAACCATGATAGCAATCAAATCTGGTGGCAAAGTTCCTTCAAATCTCATTGGTGATGCATTGAAAGTTTATGCATCTAGATGGTTACCAAATATTTCCAAGAATGGAAATAGAAAGAAGAATGTTTCACTAGCCGAGTCTGAATTAGATGACTCGGCCAGTGAAATAACTTCAAAGCATAGACTGCTTTTGGAGTCAATAGTAAGCTTGCTTCCAACCGAAAAAGGCGCTGTTTCTTGTAGCTTTCTTTTGAAACTCTTGAAAGCATCAAATATTCTCAAtgcttcttcatcttcaaagaTGGAATTAGCAAGAAGGGTGGGACTTCAACTGGAAGAAGCCACAGTGAATGATCTATTGATACCCTCACTTTCATATACAAATGAGACTGTCTATGATGTTGAATTGGTGATGACTATATTGGAACAATTCATGTTACAAGGACAAAGTCCTCCAACTAGCCCTCAAAAATCCTTGAACACATTTGAAAGAAGGCGGTCTCGCTCCGCGGAGAATATTAACTTTGAATTACAAGAGAGTAGAAGATCATCTTCAGCATCTCATAGTTCAAAATTGAAGGTTGCAAAGCTTGTGGATAGGTACCTTCAAGAAGTTGCAAGAGATGTGAATTTTTCTTTGTCTAAATTCATTGCCCTTGCTGATATTATACCAGATTTTGCAAGACATGATCATGATGATCTCTATAGAGCCATTGACATTTATCTCAAg GCTCATCCAGAACTAAACAAGAGTGAAAGAAAAAGATTATGCAGAATTCTTGACTGCAAAAAACTCTCAATGGAAGCATGCATGCATGCAGCACAAAATGAACTACTTCCATTAAGAGTTGTTGTCCAAGTTCTCTTCTTTGAACAAGCAAGAGCAGCAGCATCAGGTGGAAAAGTAACAGAATTACAAAGCAATATCAAAGCTTTGCTTACAACACACGGTATTGATCCATCGAAACATACAACAACACAATTAAGCACTACTACAAGTATTCAAGGTGAAGATAATTGGAGTGTTTCTAACTTCAAGTCACCAAAATCAAGATCTTCAACACTAAGAATGAAGCTAGCTGAAGATCatgatgaatttgatgaaaatggtttggTAAATGATGATGGAATTGGAAGAAACTCTAAATTTAAGTCCATTTGTGCTCTTCCTACACAGCCTAAGAAAATGCTTAGTAAATTATGGTCTACTAATAGAACTACTactgaaaaaaattga
- the LOC123903842 gene encoding uncharacterized protein LOC123903842 isoform X2, which translates to MDQIKKKSKLGSTTLEVEKKKSKLGSTTMEVEKKNLPQGSVSMEVNKKNSPQGSVSMEVNKKKKLTAEPIEHQEISQETQMDRDTKISQVTEINDGIKVLAENQEKSQDTQMLQDNKEKKPIEYDYDAVKDVTKKKEIWRLGVILDDMWIVSKGESEVIMEMLLRDIKGYTIQATVMTDDIEKWKEQLAQGQTYSMRNFRVADNDSQYKMTPHKFRLIFVGATRVTAVEIPEIPKTHFYFKDFEEISNGTFRTDLLVDAIGVVNSIGKIVTATTTRKANVAFTIKDQRDKELDCTLWDLVSDQFINGYNQRSNNDPCVIIMRHVRVREAQGSYPLQLTNVWNGTKILFDTSIPEIEKFRASLPKETVYASQNRSFSTSTQLYTQSYAGTQYNTDENFMRNAQVLSLGAIKKLKKDAVCVTVVNTSHIRVSNGGWFFYACNDGTNDCSLKCEGSELPFVCRKSHTTNDPRVKYKLDVEVYDGDDTAKFVFWDNTLDEMVGLTAKTLLEQEKKNGYGDQQEYPRHFDAIMERKFAVRVKWQIGWGGMGSVVMCKDSPDLIAKIEEQLPIAESTFKDIETINIIEEELCAISQSPTIQAFTKDDIEKFAHLDDGILSTPNVSASSENDISPSSQKTPAKRTAAKEQPVESLNLDCQASSTRSGKLIKKEKI; encoded by the exons ATGGATCAGATTAAGAAG aaatCAAAGCTTGGATCTACTACATTGGAGGTTGAAAAAAAG AAATCAAAACTTGGATCAACTACAATGGAGGTTGAAAAAAAG aatttacCGCAAGGATCTGTTTCAATGGAGGTTAACAAAAag AATTCACCTCAAGGTTCTGTTTCAATGGAGGTTAACAAAAAG AAGAAACTAACTGCTGAACCTATAGAACATCAAGAG ATATCTCAAGAGACCCAAATGGATCGTGACACCAAG ATATCTCAGGTGACTGAAATCAACGATGGCATAAAGGTTTTGGCAGAAAACCAAGAG AAATCTCAAGATACCCAAATGCTTCAAGACAATAAG GAAAAGAAGCCTATTGAGTATGATTATGATGCTGTTAAAGATGTTaccaagaagaaagaaatatgGAGActaggggtgattttggatgaCATGTGGATTGTGTCGAAAGGAGAATCTGAAGTGATAATGGAAATGTTGCTCAGGGATATAAAG GGATATACTATCCAAGCGACTGTGATGACTGATGATATTGAGAAGTGGAAAGAACAACTTGCACAAGGCCAGACGTATTCTATGCGTAATTTTAGGGTTGCAGATAATGATTCACAATATAAGATGACTCCTCACAAATTTCGATTAATATTTGTTGGTGCAACAAGAGTTACTGCAGTTGAAATTCCAGAAAtaccaaaaacacatttttactTCAAGGATTTTGAAGAGATCTCTAATGGGACTTTTCGCACTGATCTGTTAGTTG ATGCTATAGGAGTTGTTAACTCTATTGGGAAGATTGTTACTGCAACTACAACAAGGAAAGCTAATGTCGCTTTTACCATCAAAGATCAGCG tgatAAGGAACTTGATTGTACTCTGTGGGATTTAGTATCTGACCAATTTATCAATGGTTACAACCAACGATCTAATAATGATCCATGTGTCATCATTATGAGACATGTTCGAGTCAGAGAAGCACAAG GATCATACCCCTTGCAATTAACAAATGTGTGGAATGGAACTAAGATTCTATTTGATACATCGATACctgaaatagaaaaatttcgTGCCAG CTTGCCCAAGGAAACTGTTTATGCGTCGCAAAACAGGTCTTTTTCAACTTCTACACAATTATACACCCAAAGTTATGCTGGTACTCAATACAATACTGATGAAAACTTCATGAGAAATGCCCAAGTTCTTTCATTGGGAGctattaaaaaacttaaaaag GATGCAGTTTGTGTTACTGTAGTGAACACTTCACACATTAGGGTGTCAAATGGAGGTTGGTTTTTTTATGCTTGCAATGATGGTACAAATGACTGCTCCTTAAAATGTGAAGGATCTGAACTCCCCTTTGTATGCCGAAAGTCACACACCACAAATGATCCTAGAGTCAA GTACAAGTTGGATGTTGAAGTATACGATGGTGACGATACAGCCAAGTTTGTTTTTTGGGACAATACTCTTGATGAGATGGTTGGCCTAACTGCAAAGACTCTACTTGAACAAGAAAAGAAg AATGGTTACGGTGACCAGCAGGAATATCCTCGCCATTTTGATGCTATCATGGAACGGAAATTTGCAGTTAGAGTTAAGTGGCAAATTGGATGGGGTGGGATGGGATCTGTTGTCATGTGTAAGGATAGTCCAGATTTGATTGCCAAAATTGAGGAACAACTTCCTATTGCAGag AGTACATTCAAAGACATTGAAACCATCAATATAATTGAGGAAGAACTTTGTGCAATATCTCAATCACCTACGATTCAG GCTTTTACAAAAGACGATATTGAAAAATTTGCTCACCTAGATGATGGAATTCTATCAACA CCAAATGTTTCAGCTTCATCAGAGAATGATATCTCTCCTTCTTCTCAAAAGACTCCAGCCAAAAGGACTGCTGCAAAGGAACAACCAGTTGAATCTCTCAATCTTGATTGTCAGGCTTCATCAACAAGATCTGGCAAACtgattaaaaaagagaaaatttaa
- the LOC123903842 gene encoding uncharacterized protein LOC123903842 isoform X3 has protein sequence MDQIKKKSKLGSTTLEVEKKNLPQGSVSMEVNKKNSPQGSVSMEVNKKKKLTAEPIEHQEISQETQMDRDTKISQVTEINDGIKVLAENQEFVHNVPQKSQDTQMLQDNKEKKPIEYDYDAVKDVTKKKEIWRLGVILDDMWIVSKGESEVIMEMLLRDIKGYTIQATVMTDDIEKWKEQLAQGQTYSMRNFRVADNDSQYKMTPHKFRLIFVGATRVTAVEIPEIPKTHFYFKDFEEISNGTFRTDLLVDAIGVVNSIGKIVTATTTRKANVAFTIKDQRDKELDCTLWDLVSDQFINGYNQRSNNDPCVIIMRHVRVREAQGSYPLQLTNVWNGTKILFDTSIPEIEKFRASLPKETVYASQNRSFSTSTQLYTQSYAGTQYNTDENFMRNAQVLSLGAIKKLKKDAVCVTVVNTSHIRVSNGGWFFYACNDGTNDCSLKCEGSELPFVCRKSHTTNDPRVKYKLDVEVYDGDDTAKFVFWDNTLDEMVGLTAKTLLEQEKKNGYGDQQEYPRHFDAIMERKFAVRVKWQIGWGGMGSVVMCKDSPDLIAKIEEQLPIAESTFKDIETINIIEEELCAISQSPTIQAFTKDDIEKFAHLDDGILSTPNVSASSENDISPSSQKTPAKRTAAKEQPVESLNLDCQASSTRSGKLIKKEKI, from the exons ATGGATCAGATTAAGAAG aaatCAAAGCTTGGATCTACTACATTGGAGGTTGAAAAAAAG aatttacCGCAAGGATCTGTTTCAATGGAGGTTAACAAAAag AATTCACCTCAAGGTTCTGTTTCAATGGAGGTTAACAAAAAG AAGAAACTAACTGCTGAACCTATAGAACATCAAGAG ATATCTCAAGAGACCCAAATGGATCGTGACACCAAG ATATCTCAGGTGACTGAAATCAACGATGGCATAAAGGTTTTGGCAGAAAACCAAGAG TTTGTTCATAATGTACCTCAGAAATCTCAAGATACCCAAATGCTTCAAGACAATAAG GAAAAGAAGCCTATTGAGTATGATTATGATGCTGTTAAAGATGTTaccaagaagaaagaaatatgGAGActaggggtgattttggatgaCATGTGGATTGTGTCGAAAGGAGAATCTGAAGTGATAATGGAAATGTTGCTCAGGGATATAAAG GGATATACTATCCAAGCGACTGTGATGACTGATGATATTGAGAAGTGGAAAGAACAACTTGCACAAGGCCAGACGTATTCTATGCGTAATTTTAGGGTTGCAGATAATGATTCACAATATAAGATGACTCCTCACAAATTTCGATTAATATTTGTTGGTGCAACAAGAGTTACTGCAGTTGAAATTCCAGAAAtaccaaaaacacatttttactTCAAGGATTTTGAAGAGATCTCTAATGGGACTTTTCGCACTGATCTGTTAGTTG ATGCTATAGGAGTTGTTAACTCTATTGGGAAGATTGTTACTGCAACTACAACAAGGAAAGCTAATGTCGCTTTTACCATCAAAGATCAGCG tgatAAGGAACTTGATTGTACTCTGTGGGATTTAGTATCTGACCAATTTATCAATGGTTACAACCAACGATCTAATAATGATCCATGTGTCATCATTATGAGACATGTTCGAGTCAGAGAAGCACAAG GATCATACCCCTTGCAATTAACAAATGTGTGGAATGGAACTAAGATTCTATTTGATACATCGATACctgaaatagaaaaatttcgTGCCAG CTTGCCCAAGGAAACTGTTTATGCGTCGCAAAACAGGTCTTTTTCAACTTCTACACAATTATACACCCAAAGTTATGCTGGTACTCAATACAATACTGATGAAAACTTCATGAGAAATGCCCAAGTTCTTTCATTGGGAGctattaaaaaacttaaaaag GATGCAGTTTGTGTTACTGTAGTGAACACTTCACACATTAGGGTGTCAAATGGAGGTTGGTTTTTTTATGCTTGCAATGATGGTACAAATGACTGCTCCTTAAAATGTGAAGGATCTGAACTCCCCTTTGTATGCCGAAAGTCACACACCACAAATGATCCTAGAGTCAA GTACAAGTTGGATGTTGAAGTATACGATGGTGACGATACAGCCAAGTTTGTTTTTTGGGACAATACTCTTGATGAGATGGTTGGCCTAACTGCAAAGACTCTACTTGAACAAGAAAAGAAg AATGGTTACGGTGACCAGCAGGAATATCCTCGCCATTTTGATGCTATCATGGAACGGAAATTTGCAGTTAGAGTTAAGTGGCAAATTGGATGGGGTGGGATGGGATCTGTTGTCATGTGTAAGGATAGTCCAGATTTGATTGCCAAAATTGAGGAACAACTTCCTATTGCAGag AGTACATTCAAAGACATTGAAACCATCAATATAATTGAGGAAGAACTTTGTGCAATATCTCAATCACCTACGATTCAG GCTTTTACAAAAGACGATATTGAAAAATTTGCTCACCTAGATGATGGAATTCTATCAACA CCAAATGTTTCAGCTTCATCAGAGAATGATATCTCTCCTTCTTCTCAAAAGACTCCAGCCAAAAGGACTGCTGCAAAGGAACAACCAGTTGAATCTCTCAATCTTGATTGTCAGGCTTCATCAACAAGATCTGGCAAACtgattaaaaaagagaaaatttaa
- the LOC123903842 gene encoding uncharacterized protein LOC123903842 isoform X1, with protein sequence MDQIKKKSKLGSTTLEVEKKKSKLGSTTMEVEKKNLPQGSVSMEVNKKNSPQGSVSMEVNKKKKLTAEPIEHQEISQETQMDRDTKISQVTEINDGIKVLAENQEFVHNVPQKSQDTQMLQDNKEKKPIEYDYDAVKDVTKKKEIWRLGVILDDMWIVSKGESEVIMEMLLRDIKGYTIQATVMTDDIEKWKEQLAQGQTYSMRNFRVADNDSQYKMTPHKFRLIFVGATRVTAVEIPEIPKTHFYFKDFEEISNGTFRTDLLVDAIGVVNSIGKIVTATTTRKANVAFTIKDQRDKELDCTLWDLVSDQFINGYNQRSNNDPCVIIMRHVRVREAQGSYPLQLTNVWNGTKILFDTSIPEIEKFRASLPKETVYASQNRSFSTSTQLYTQSYAGTQYNTDENFMRNAQVLSLGAIKKLKKDAVCVTVVNTSHIRVSNGGWFFYACNDGTNDCSLKCEGSELPFVCRKSHTTNDPRVKYKLDVEVYDGDDTAKFVFWDNTLDEMVGLTAKTLLEQEKKNGYGDQQEYPRHFDAIMERKFAVRVKWQIGWGGMGSVVMCKDSPDLIAKIEEQLPIAESTFKDIETINIIEEELCAISQSPTIQAFTKDDIEKFAHLDDGILSTPNVSASSENDISPSSQKTPAKRTAAKEQPVESLNLDCQASSTRSGKLIKKEKI encoded by the exons ATGGATCAGATTAAGAAG aaatCAAAGCTTGGATCTACTACATTGGAGGTTGAAAAAAAG AAATCAAAACTTGGATCAACTACAATGGAGGTTGAAAAAAAG aatttacCGCAAGGATCTGTTTCAATGGAGGTTAACAAAAag AATTCACCTCAAGGTTCTGTTTCAATGGAGGTTAACAAAAAG AAGAAACTAACTGCTGAACCTATAGAACATCAAGAG ATATCTCAAGAGACCCAAATGGATCGTGACACCAAG ATATCTCAGGTGACTGAAATCAACGATGGCATAAAGGTTTTGGCAGAAAACCAAGAG TTTGTTCATAATGTACCTCAGAAATCTCAAGATACCCAAATGCTTCAAGACAATAAG GAAAAGAAGCCTATTGAGTATGATTATGATGCTGTTAAAGATGTTaccaagaagaaagaaatatgGAGActaggggtgattttggatgaCATGTGGATTGTGTCGAAAGGAGAATCTGAAGTGATAATGGAAATGTTGCTCAGGGATATAAAG GGATATACTATCCAAGCGACTGTGATGACTGATGATATTGAGAAGTGGAAAGAACAACTTGCACAAGGCCAGACGTATTCTATGCGTAATTTTAGGGTTGCAGATAATGATTCACAATATAAGATGACTCCTCACAAATTTCGATTAATATTTGTTGGTGCAACAAGAGTTACTGCAGTTGAAATTCCAGAAAtaccaaaaacacatttttactTCAAGGATTTTGAAGAGATCTCTAATGGGACTTTTCGCACTGATCTGTTAGTTG ATGCTATAGGAGTTGTTAACTCTATTGGGAAGATTGTTACTGCAACTACAACAAGGAAAGCTAATGTCGCTTTTACCATCAAAGATCAGCG tgatAAGGAACTTGATTGTACTCTGTGGGATTTAGTATCTGACCAATTTATCAATGGTTACAACCAACGATCTAATAATGATCCATGTGTCATCATTATGAGACATGTTCGAGTCAGAGAAGCACAAG GATCATACCCCTTGCAATTAACAAATGTGTGGAATGGAACTAAGATTCTATTTGATACATCGATACctgaaatagaaaaatttcgTGCCAG CTTGCCCAAGGAAACTGTTTATGCGTCGCAAAACAGGTCTTTTTCAACTTCTACACAATTATACACCCAAAGTTATGCTGGTACTCAATACAATACTGATGAAAACTTCATGAGAAATGCCCAAGTTCTTTCATTGGGAGctattaaaaaacttaaaaag GATGCAGTTTGTGTTACTGTAGTGAACACTTCACACATTAGGGTGTCAAATGGAGGTTGGTTTTTTTATGCTTGCAATGATGGTACAAATGACTGCTCCTTAAAATGTGAAGGATCTGAACTCCCCTTTGTATGCCGAAAGTCACACACCACAAATGATCCTAGAGTCAA GTACAAGTTGGATGTTGAAGTATACGATGGTGACGATACAGCCAAGTTTGTTTTTTGGGACAATACTCTTGATGAGATGGTTGGCCTAACTGCAAAGACTCTACTTGAACAAGAAAAGAAg AATGGTTACGGTGACCAGCAGGAATATCCTCGCCATTTTGATGCTATCATGGAACGGAAATTTGCAGTTAGAGTTAAGTGGCAAATTGGATGGGGTGGGATGGGATCTGTTGTCATGTGTAAGGATAGTCCAGATTTGATTGCCAAAATTGAGGAACAACTTCCTATTGCAGag AGTACATTCAAAGACATTGAAACCATCAATATAATTGAGGAAGAACTTTGTGCAATATCTCAATCACCTACGATTCAG GCTTTTACAAAAGACGATATTGAAAAATTTGCTCACCTAGATGATGGAATTCTATCAACA CCAAATGTTTCAGCTTCATCAGAGAATGATATCTCTCCTTCTTCTCAAAAGACTCCAGCCAAAAGGACTGCTGCAAAGGAACAACCAGTTGAATCTCTCAATCTTGATTGTCAGGCTTCATCAACAAGATCTGGCAAACtgattaaaaaagagaaaatttaa
- the LOC123903842 gene encoding uncharacterized protein LOC123903842 isoform X4, translated as MDQIKKKSKLGSTTLEVEKKKSKLGSTTMEVEKKNLPQGSVSMEVNKKKKLTAEPIEHQEISQETQMDRDTKISQVTEINDGIKVLAENQEFVHNVPQKSQDTQMLQDNKEKKPIEYDYDAVKDVTKKKEIWRLGVILDDMWIVSKGESEVIMEMLLRDIKGYTIQATVMTDDIEKWKEQLAQGQTYSMRNFRVADNDSQYKMTPHKFRLIFVGATRVTAVEIPEIPKTHFYFKDFEEISNGTFRTDLLVDAIGVVNSIGKIVTATTTRKANVAFTIKDQRDKELDCTLWDLVSDQFINGYNQRSNNDPCVIIMRHVRVREAQGSYPLQLTNVWNGTKILFDTSIPEIEKFRASLPKETVYASQNRSFSTSTQLYTQSYAGTQYNTDENFMRNAQVLSLGAIKKLKKDAVCVTVVNTSHIRVSNGGWFFYACNDGTNDCSLKCEGSELPFVCRKSHTTNDPRVKYKLDVEVYDGDDTAKFVFWDNTLDEMVGLTAKTLLEQEKKNGYGDQQEYPRHFDAIMERKFAVRVKWQIGWGGMGSVVMCKDSPDLIAKIEEQLPIAESTFKDIETINIIEEELCAISQSPTIQAFTKDDIEKFAHLDDGILSTPNVSASSENDISPSSQKTPAKRTAAKEQPVESLNLDCQASSTRSGKLIKKEKI; from the exons ATGGATCAGATTAAGAAG aaatCAAAGCTTGGATCTACTACATTGGAGGTTGAAAAAAAG AAATCAAAACTTGGATCAACTACAATGGAGGTTGAAAAAAAG aatttacCGCAAGGATCTGTTTCAATGGAGGTTAACAAAAag AAGAAACTAACTGCTGAACCTATAGAACATCAAGAG ATATCTCAAGAGACCCAAATGGATCGTGACACCAAG ATATCTCAGGTGACTGAAATCAACGATGGCATAAAGGTTTTGGCAGAAAACCAAGAG TTTGTTCATAATGTACCTCAGAAATCTCAAGATACCCAAATGCTTCAAGACAATAAG GAAAAGAAGCCTATTGAGTATGATTATGATGCTGTTAAAGATGTTaccaagaagaaagaaatatgGAGActaggggtgattttggatgaCATGTGGATTGTGTCGAAAGGAGAATCTGAAGTGATAATGGAAATGTTGCTCAGGGATATAAAG GGATATACTATCCAAGCGACTGTGATGACTGATGATATTGAGAAGTGGAAAGAACAACTTGCACAAGGCCAGACGTATTCTATGCGTAATTTTAGGGTTGCAGATAATGATTCACAATATAAGATGACTCCTCACAAATTTCGATTAATATTTGTTGGTGCAACAAGAGTTACTGCAGTTGAAATTCCAGAAAtaccaaaaacacatttttactTCAAGGATTTTGAAGAGATCTCTAATGGGACTTTTCGCACTGATCTGTTAGTTG ATGCTATAGGAGTTGTTAACTCTATTGGGAAGATTGTTACTGCAACTACAACAAGGAAAGCTAATGTCGCTTTTACCATCAAAGATCAGCG tgatAAGGAACTTGATTGTACTCTGTGGGATTTAGTATCTGACCAATTTATCAATGGTTACAACCAACGATCTAATAATGATCCATGTGTCATCATTATGAGACATGTTCGAGTCAGAGAAGCACAAG GATCATACCCCTTGCAATTAACAAATGTGTGGAATGGAACTAAGATTCTATTTGATACATCGATACctgaaatagaaaaatttcgTGCCAG CTTGCCCAAGGAAACTGTTTATGCGTCGCAAAACAGGTCTTTTTCAACTTCTACACAATTATACACCCAAAGTTATGCTGGTACTCAATACAATACTGATGAAAACTTCATGAGAAATGCCCAAGTTCTTTCATTGGGAGctattaaaaaacttaaaaag GATGCAGTTTGTGTTACTGTAGTGAACACTTCACACATTAGGGTGTCAAATGGAGGTTGGTTTTTTTATGCTTGCAATGATGGTACAAATGACTGCTCCTTAAAATGTGAAGGATCTGAACTCCCCTTTGTATGCCGAAAGTCACACACCACAAATGATCCTAGAGTCAA GTACAAGTTGGATGTTGAAGTATACGATGGTGACGATACAGCCAAGTTTGTTTTTTGGGACAATACTCTTGATGAGATGGTTGGCCTAACTGCAAAGACTCTACTTGAACAAGAAAAGAAg AATGGTTACGGTGACCAGCAGGAATATCCTCGCCATTTTGATGCTATCATGGAACGGAAATTTGCAGTTAGAGTTAAGTGGCAAATTGGATGGGGTGGGATGGGATCTGTTGTCATGTGTAAGGATAGTCCAGATTTGATTGCCAAAATTGAGGAACAACTTCCTATTGCAGag AGTACATTCAAAGACATTGAAACCATCAATATAATTGAGGAAGAACTTTGTGCAATATCTCAATCACCTACGATTCAG GCTTTTACAAAAGACGATATTGAAAAATTTGCTCACCTAGATGATGGAATTCTATCAACA CCAAATGTTTCAGCTTCATCAGAGAATGATATCTCTCCTTCTTCTCAAAAGACTCCAGCCAAAAGGACTGCTGCAAAGGAACAACCAGTTGAATCTCTCAATCTTGATTGTCAGGCTTCATCAACAAGATCTGGCAAACtgattaaaaaagagaaaatttaa